The genomic stretch CGTGATTTAGCTCTGCAGTTAGAGGTTTCTCGCCCAACTGTACGTGATGCAATTCTACGTCTGGAAAGCAAAGGTTTATTGGAACGTCGTCAAGGGCGTGGTACATGGGTGAAGAAGGTCATGGACCAAACACTGATGGAACCGCTGTTTCAATTATTGACGACACACCCTGAAGCGCAATTAGATTTGCTTGAATTTCGTCATGCCTTAGAAGGTATCTCAGCCTATTACGCCGCGTTGCGTGGTACTGAAACCGATTTTCAACAATTGCGTGTTGCGCTTGATGCTGTGACGGCATCGGAATTAGCGCAAGATCCGCAATTGCAGGCGCAAGCCGTCAGTGCGTTTAATATTGCGGTTACCGCGGCATCACATAATATTGTGTTGTTGCATCTTCTGCGTGGTTTGAATCCATTGTTAGAAGATAATATTTGTCAAAATTTTAGGTTGTTGGAAAAGCGTCAAGGTGTGGTTGAACAAATTAGCCAACACCGCGGTGATATGCTCACTGCAATTCTTAACCGACAACCAGAAACAGCCAGAGAAGCATGTCATGCCCATCTGGCTTATATCGAGCAAGCATTGCTAGATATTGGGCGTGAAGATAGCCGCATTAATCGTGCGTCACGCCGTATAAAACAAGCTAAATAGTGTTACTAATGAATATTCTTAAACATACCTATGCTTAAGAATATTTCTTTAATATTGTAGAGATCTAATTAGTAAGGAATCTCATATGTCCGACATCTTAAAGCATGATGTAGACCCAATCGAAACTACCGAATGGCTAGAATCAATCGAATCAGTAATTCGTGAAGAAGGTCTTGAACGTGCACAGTATTTGCTAGAAAAAGTAATTGCAAAAGCACATCAAGACGGCGTTGCACTAGGTAAAGGCGGCATCACTACGGATTACATTAATACCATCCGTACTGAAGACCAACCTGTATACCCAGGTGACGAGAAACTAGAACGTCGTATTCGTTCGATTATCCGCTGGAATGCTTTAATGATCGTACTACGTGCATCAAAGAAAGACTTAGATTTAGGTGGCCACATGGCATCTTTCCAGTCTTCTGCTGCACTTTACGATGTATGTTTCAACCACTTCTTCCGTGCTCCAACGGAAAAAGACGGTGGCGATTTAGTTTATTACCAAGGTCATATTTCTCCTGGTATCTACGCGCGTTCATTTGTTGAAGGCCGTTTAACTGAAGAGCAACTAAACAACTTCCGTCAAGAAGTTGATGGTAAAGGTATCCCGTCATACCCACATCCTAAGTTGATGCCTGAATACTGGCAGTTCCCTACAGTATCTATGGGTCTTGGTCCATTCTCTGCTATCTATCAAGCGCGTTTCTTGAAATACCTAGATGGCCGTGGTCTTAAACAGACTGAAGATCAAACTGTATACGCTTTCCTAGGTGATGGCGAAATGGATGAACCAGAATCACGTGGCGCATTATCATTTGCAGCTCGTGAAGGTTTAGACAATTTAGTATTTGTTGTTAACTGTAACTTACAACGTCTAGATGGCCCTGTAATGGGTAACGGTAAGATCATTCAAGAACTAGAAAGCTTATTTAAAGGCGCTGGTTGGAATGTGATTAAAGTTGTTTGGGGCGAAGAGTGGGATGAACTTCTTGCTAAAGATACGTCTGGTAAATTACTACAGTTAATGAATGAAACTGTAGATGGTGATTACCAAACGTTGAAAGCTAAAGGCGGCGCTTACGTACGCGAGCATTTCTTTAATCGTTACCCTGAAACTGCTGCATTAGTTGCAGACATGACTGATGATGAAATCTACGCACTTAAGCGTGGCGGTCATTCATCAAGTAAACTTTACGCTGCTTATGCAAAAGCAAAAGCAACAGTAGGTTTACCAACAGTTATCCTAGCTAAAACTGTAAAAGGTTACGGTATGGGTGAAGCTGCTGAAGGTAAAAACATCGCGCACGGCGTGAAAAAAATGAAATCGGATACGCTTAAGCAGTTCCGTGATCGTTTCGATGTACCTGTATCTGATGATCAGTTGTTAGAACTACCGTATGTTAAAATCGAAGAAGGCACGCCTGAACACGAATACATGCATGCGCGTCGTAAAGAATTAAACGGTTACTTACCACAACGTAAACCTGAATTCTCTGGCAAGCTAGATATCCCAACTGTTGAAGATTTCGGCGTGCTACTTGGTGAGCAAAAACGTGAAATCTCGACAACGATGGCTTATGTCCGTGCTTTAAACGTGCTACTTAAGCACAAAGGTGTTGGCAAAAACATCGTACCAATTATCGCCGATGAAGCGCGTACATTTGGTATGGAAGGTTTATTCCGTCAAGTGGGTATTTATAACCCTAAAGGTCAAGCATACACACCTCAAGATCGCGAAATCGTTTCTTACTATAAAGAAGAAACTAGCGGCCAAGTACTTCAAGAAGGTATTAATGAGCTAGGTGCTATGTCTTCATGGGTTGCAGCGGCAACATCATACAGTACTAATGACGTACCTATGATCCCACTGTATATTTATTATTCAATGTTTGGTTTCCAACGTATTGGTGACTCTGCATGGATGGCTGGCGATCAAATGGCGCGTGGCTTCCTATTAGGTGCTACAGCTGGTCGTACAACGCTAAACGGTGAAGGTCTTCAACATGAAGATGGTCACAGCTTAGTACAAGCAGGCCTTATTCCGAACTGTGTGTCTTATGACCCAACATTCGCGTATGAAGTTGCTGTTGTATTACAAGATGGTTTACGTCGTATGTACGGCGAGCAAGAAAATGTTTTCTATTACATCACATTGATGAATGAAAACTATGCTCACCATGCAATGCCTGAAGGTGCTGAAGCAGGTATCCGTAAAGGTATGTATAAGTTAGAAACTTATACTGGCGAAAAAGCAAAAGTACAATTATTAAGTTCAGGTACTATCATGATGCAAGTACGCGAAGCGGCTCGTATCTTAAGTGAAGACTATGGTATTGGTTCTGACGTATTCTCGGTAACTTCATTCAATGAAATTGCACGTGAAGGTCAAGACGTTGAACGTTACAACATGCTACACCCTGAAGCTGAGCAAAAAGTACCGTACATCACTACACTAATGAGTGATGCGCCTGCTATTGCCGCGACAGATTATATCAAAAACTATGCAGAACAAGCGCGTGCATACGTGCCGACTTCATACAAAGTTCTTGGTACAGACGGTTTTGGTCGTTCAGACAGCCGTGCAAACTTACGTCGTCACTTCGAAGTTAACGCGCAATACGTAGTTGTTGCTGCATTATCTGAATTAGTTAAGAAAGGCGATCTAGAAAATCAAGTTGTTGTTGATGCAATTGCAAAATATAACATCGACGCTGATAAATTAAACCCTCTATACGCATAAGGTATAAAAAATGAGTATTGAAATTTTCGTTCCAGACATTGGTGATGATGAAGTAGAAGTAACTGAGATTTCCGTTCAAATCGGCGATACAGTTGCAGAAGAAGATACTTTGCTTGCTGTTGAGGGTGACAAAGCGTCTATGGAAGTACCTGCGCCACAAGCTGGTGTAGTACAAGAAATCCGTGTAAATGTTGGTGATACAGTGAAAACTGGTTCATTAATCTTTATCTTCGCTGCTGAAGCCGGTGCTGCTGCACCAGTTGCTGAAGTTGTAGCTGAGGCACCTGCTGTTGAAGCTGCTCCTGTTGCTGCCGCTGCTGCGCAAGTGTTAGAAGTTAACATTCCTGACATCGGCGACGATGAAGTGGAAGTAACTGAGATTTCAGTTAAAGTTGGCGATACTGTTGCTGAAGAAGACACTTTAATGGCTGTTGAAGGCGATAAAGCTTCAATGGAAGTTCCTGCACCATTCGCTGGTGTTGTGAAAGAAATTAAAGCAGCTGTTGGCGATAAAGTAACAACTGGTTCTTTCATCATGACGTTTGAAGTTGCTGGCGCTGCACCTGTTGCTGCACCTGTTGCTGCTCCTGTAGCACAAGCTGCTGCCGCTGCACCTGCTGCAAAAGTTGAAGCTCCGAAAGCTGCTGCTCCTGTTGCATCAAAAACGGCACCTGAAGCAACTGGTTTCGTTGAAAACGACGCTTACCACCATGCATCACCAGTAGTTCGTCGTCTAGCACGCGAATTCGGTGTTAACTTAGATAAAGTTGGCGCAACTGGTCGTAAAGGTCGCATCGCAAAAGAAGACGTACAAACTTACGTTAAAAATGCAGTTAAACGTTTAGAATCTGGCGCTACTGGCGGCAACGGTTCTGGTATGGACGTACTAGCATGGCCGAAAGTTGATTTCGCTAAATTTGGTGAAATCGAAGTAGTTAAGATGACTCGCATCCAGAAAATTTCTGGTCCGAACCTGCACCGTAACTGGGTTAAAATCCCACACGTTACACAGTTCGACGAAGCAGACATCACTGAACTAGAAGCGTTCCGTAAAGTTGAGAACAACAAACTTGTTAAGCAAGATAAAGGCTTCAAGATTTCTCCACTTATCTTCATCGTTAAAGCAGTAGCTAAAGCGTTAGCTGATTATCCGAAGTTCAATACTTCAATCGGCGAAGATGGCGAAAGCATCATTCAGAAGAAATACATCAACGTTGGTGTTGCTGTTGATACACCAAACGGTCTAGTTGTTCCGGTTATCCGTAACGTTGACCAGAAAGGTATTTACGAGCTTTGCCAAGATCTTGCTGTTATCTCTAAGAAAGCACGTGCTGGTAAACTGACTTCTTCTGACATGCAAGGCGGTTGTTTCACAATTTCTAGCCTTGGCGGTATCGGTGGTACTCAATTTACACCTATCGTTAATGCTCCTGAAGTGGCAATCTTAGGCGTATCACGTTCTGAAATTAAACCTAAGTGGGATGGCAAAGACTTTGCTCCTCGTCTTATGTTACCAATGGCGCTTTCATATGATCACCGTGTGATCGATGGCGCTGATGGTGCTCGTTTTGTTACAGCATTAAACGGATATCTTTCAGATCTTCGTCAGCTAGTACTTTAATTTTAGTTAAGCAAAAGCTTAATTTTAATCGAGTAATAGTTTTAGTATTTAATTAAAGAGAAGTTTTGGTATTTAATCAGAAGAGTTATCGCATTTTTGCAATGTTTTAACTCTTTTTACTTCTCATTTATTTAACATATATGTAAAATTATCTGGATTCGAACATCATTACTCAGAAGCTTTAAATTGTGCCTCTGAGTGAGGTAACCGCCATTCCAGATAATTAAATGACAACGAGGTCATAATGAGTAATGAAGTTAAAGCTCAAGTCGTAGTACTTGGCGCTGGTCCTGCGGGCTACTCTGCTGCATTCCGTGCTGCAGATTTAGGTTTAGAAACTGTAATCATCGAACGTTATAACACCTTAGGTGGTGTTTGTCTTAACGTTGGTTGTATCCCTTCAAAAGCTTTACTACACGTAGCTAAAGTAATCGAAGAAGCAAAATCATTAGCGGACCACGGTATCGTGTTCGGCGCACCACAAACTGACATCACTAAAATCCGTTCATGGAAAGAAAAAGTTGTTGGTCAATTAACTGGTGGTCTTGGCGGTATGGCTAAGATGCGTAAAGTTAAAGTGGTTGAAGGTTTAGCACAATTTACTGGCGCTAACACTATCGAAGCAACAGACCGTGACGGTAACGTTACAACAGTTACTTTTGATAATGCAATCATTGCAGCGGGTTCACGCCCAGTTAAACTACCATTCATCCCGCATGAAGATCCACGCGTTTGGGATTCAACTGATGCACTAGAACTGAAAGAAGTTCCTGGTAAATTACTTGTTCTTGGTGGTGGTATTATCGGTCTAGAAATGGGTACTGTGTACTCGGCACTAGGTTCTGATATTGACGTTGTTGAGTTTGCAGATCAATTAGTACCTGCAGCGGATAAAGACATCGTTAAGGTTTATGCTAAAGCAGTTAAAAACAAATTTAACGTTATGCTAAGCACTAAAGTAACAGGCGTTGAAGCAAAAGAAGACGGTCTATACGTTACGTTTGAAGGCAAAAAAGCGCCTGCTGAAGCAGTACGCTATGACGCAGTGCTTGTTGCTGTTGGTCGTGTACCAAACGGTCTTGGCTTAAATGCTGAGAAAGCGGGTATTAATGTAACTGAACGTGGCTTTATCGAAACAGATAAAACCATGAGCACGAACGTTCCACACATCTATGCAATCGGCGATATCGTTGGTCAACCTATGTTGGCGCATAAAGGTGTGCATGAAGGTCACGTTGCTGCAGAAAACATTGCTGGCAAGAAACACTTCTTCGATCCTAAAGTTATTCCATCAATTGCTTACACTGAGCCAGAAATGGCGTGGGCAGGTCTAACTGAGAAAGAAGCGAAAGAGCAAGGCGTAAACTACGAAGCTGCTGTATTCCCTTGGGCTGCATCAGGTCGTGCGATCGCTTCTGACGCATCTAACGGTATGACTAAGTTATTATTCAACAAAGACACTAACCGTATCATCGGTGGTGCTATGGTTGGTACTAACGCGGGTGAATTACTAGGTGAAGTTTGTCTAGCAATTGAAATGGGTTGTGATGCAGAAGATATCGCATTAACAATTCATGCACACCCAACGTTACACGAATCAGTTGGTATGGCTGCAGAAATTTATGAAGGTTCTATTACTGACCTTCCTAATGCAAAAGCGGTGAAGAAAAAATAATTTAGCGGTTTAATCGTTACACGTTAGCGAATTAATTGTTAATAATAGAAGCGACCTTAGGGTCGCTTTTTTTATACCTGTTTTTCTATCCTAGCCCATAAAATGCTGGTTCGGTTATTTTATGTCATTGGTATTAGGCATTTTAAAACAGAAGTTGCTAATATGGTTGGGTATAACTATACATTGCATTGAATATAACGTGTTGTTCCCAGTGGATGGGATGGATTAATTTTTAGGATCATCATTAAACTATGTCTCAGATTAAACGGATTTTTGGTTCTTCATTTACCATGATGAACGGGTTACTTCTCGCTTTTATTAGCCTTAATATAAGCACCGCTAGCGCCGCAGATGCTATTTCTACTCCAGCTACTATGAGTGAAAAAACACGCCCTAAAATTGGTCTAGCGTTAAGTGGTGGTGGTGCCAAAGGTGCTGCGCATTTAGGGGTGATTAAGTATTTAGAAAAACACAATATTCCCGTCGATTATATCTCTGGCACCAGCATGGGTTCCTTTATCGCTGGTATGTATGCCATGGGACGTTCAACAGCCGAAATAGAGCTGATATTAGCAGAGTATGACTGGAGCCAAGGTTATAACGATGACGTGCCACGTGAGGCGTTGTCGATAAGAGAAAAACAGCGTCAGGATTCATTTCAAATCCACACCAATATCGGCTTTGACGGCACCAGTGTGGAATATCCATCGGGCTTTGTACAAGGCCAAGGCATGGGGAAACTGTTACGTCTTTCAACTAATAGCTTACCTTATGTAAATCATTTTGACTTGCTGCCGATACCGTATCGCGCTATTGCTACCAATATTGAAACCATGCGCGAAGTAGTATTAGAGCGTGGTGATTTATCCAAAGTGATGCAAGCGAGTATGTCTATCCCTGGCGCGCTAACGCCTGTATTTATTGACGGCCAGCACCTTGTTGACGGTGGTATGGTGAATAACTTACCGATTGGTGTATTACAGGAGATGGGCGCTGATATCGTGATTGCGGTGGATATTGGTTCACAGCTTTACAGCCAAGAAGAGATCACTAGTGCGTTCCTTATTTTTGATCAGCTATCGAGTTCGATGACACGTGCGAGTGCTAATGAACAGATCTTAAAGTTATCTGAGCAAGATGTGTTATTGAGCCCTGATATTGATGGCATAGGTACGGCTGATTTTGATTTGATGCCAGAGGCAGTTGTACGCGGTGAAAAGGCCGCTGAATACGCCAGTGCTAAATTGAATGCATTATCACTATCAGATGCAAATTATGCGGTATACCAACAGCAAAAAGCAGCGCGAAAGCAGCAATTAGCACAAATTGAAACCATTGAAATAAATGATATTAAAATTAATACCGATACGCGATTAAGCCCACGTGTTATCGAAAATAAATTAAGCTTAAAGCGTGGTGACAAAATTACTGTCGCGGAGTTAGAGCAGGAACTTGATGGGCTTTATGCATTAAACCTATTTCAAAAAGTGGATTACAGTATTACTGAAAAAGACGGTCTTCATGATTTGAATATCAATGTGGTTGAGAAAAGTTGGGGGCCGGGTTATGTGGACTTTAAATTTAACATTCAGCAATCAACGACCAGTGATGATAGCCAGCAAATCGGTTTACAATATATTTTGAGTGATTTAAATCGACTGGGCGGAGAGTGGCGTACTGAGTTAGTGTATGGTTCGGACTCTAACATCAGTACTGAATTTTACTCGCCAATTGATTATAACCAATATTTTTTCTTTAAAACTGGTGTGCGTTTAGAAAACTATGAAAGTAAGCTCTATTTAGGTTCTGTTAATGATCCGGCGCTTACACCAATTAATTCTACGTTCGAATATTTTCCGGTTAAAACAGAACAAATAGGCGTTTTTGCTGAATTAGGTGCAATCCCGCTTGAGTGGATGCAGATTGCGGTAGGTAGTTATTATCAATCAGGCACAGCGGAAATAATTGGTACTACCATCGATAAAGATTTCGATAGTCAAGGCTGGTATGTAAAAACTCGTTTAGATTCGTTTGATAATATTTCGTTCCCAACAAAAGGTTTCAAATTAGATGCGGATGTTTACATTGATACTGGTGATTATTTAAATAGTAACGAGAATAATATCTTCTTCAGTTTAGATTGGCGTAATGCGGTGTCATTAGATCGTTCTACGTTGGAGTTCAAGGCATCAGTGGCCAGTTATGATGGGCCAGCTATCTCCCCTACGTTCGAAGTCGGTATTGGTGGTTTCCAGAATCTGTCGGGTTATGGCATTAACGAGTTGACCGGGAATCACAAAGGACTGGTGGCATTAATCTATCGCCATCGTTTATTGGATAACAATTTTGGCGCATTCTCATTACCACTTTATTTAGGGGCTTCAATCGAGCAGGGTAATGTCTGGAACGATACTGATGACATCAGTTTTGATTCAACGATTACAGCGGGTAGTATGTTTGTCGCGCTAGATACCGGTATTGGTCCGGTGATGCTGTCTTATGGTTATGCCGAAGGGGGTCATGCTTCTGGCTATTTGTTTATTGGTAATAATTTCTAGATATGGCGTTATAAACATTCACGTAAATTAGTTATCATTTTTTCATCATAAGTTTGATGAATGTTGAGTATTTATGTAAAAGTCCTGATGCACATGCTGCTTTAATTTTAATTTTAAGTTAAAAATGTTATATTTGTGAACACTCTGCAAGAGGCTCTAACTTTATTATTGCTGAGTTCACATAAATAACCGTTGAACTTGCATCAAAAATTACTGATTTAGGGTTATATATAACAAGGATGTCCACCATGGGTGGCATAAAATAAGAGGAATGTGTTGTGCTAAAAGCTTATCGTAAACATGTCGAAGAACGTGCCGCTGATGGGGTTGTACCGAAACCTCTTGATGCTGAACAAGTTGCTGCTCTAGTTGAATTGGTGAAAGCACCAATCGCTGGCGAAGAAGAAGTTATTTTAGATCTTTTAACGAATCGTGTACCACCAGGTGTGGATGAAGCTGCTTATGTAAAAGCTGGCTTCTTAACAGCGATTGTTAAAGGTGAAGCGACATCACCTATCTTATCTGCAGAACGTGCAACGGAACTACTTGGCACGATGCAAGGTGGTTACAACATCGAAACATTGGTTGAATTACTGGATGTTGATGCGCTTGCTCCTATCGCTGCAAAAGGCTTATCACACACACTATTAATGTTTGATGCTTTCTATACTGTTGAAGAAAAAGCAAAAGCAGGTAATAAATTTGCACAACAAGTTATGCAATCTTGGGCTGACGCTGAATGGTTCTTAACGAAACCTGAAGTGGCTGAAAAAATCACAGTCACCGTATTTAAAGTACCTGGCGAAACCAATACTGATGATCTATCACCTGCTCCAGATGCATGGTCTCGTCCAGATATCCCGCTGCATGCACTTGCAATGCTTAAAAATGAGCGTGAAGGTGTTTCAGCTACGCCACTACAAGCAATTGAAGAATTAAAACAAAAAGGTCACCCAGTGGCTTACGTTGGTGATGTTGTTGGTACGGGTTCTTCACGTAAATCAGCAACTAACTCAGTGTTATGGTGTATGGGTGATGATATCCCATTCGTGCCTAACAAGCGCGGCGGTGGTGTTTGTATCGGTTCTAAAATCGCGCCAATCTTCTTCAACACAATGGAAGATTCAGGTGCTTTACCATTAGAATTTGATGTAAGTAGCCTAAGCACTGGCGACGTTATTGATATCTATCCATATGCAGGTGTCGTTAAAGCGAACGATACTGGCGCGGCAATTACAGAATTCAAAATCAAAACTGATGTCATTCTTGATGAAGTGCGTGCCGGTGGTCGTATTCCACTGATCATTGGTCGTGGTTTAACAACGCGTGCACGTGCTGCATTAGGTCTAGAAGATTCAACAGTATTCCGTCTACCTCAAGATGTAGCGGCTTCGACTAAAGGTTATTCTTTAGCGCAAAAAATGGTTGGTAAAGCATGTGGTGTAACGGGCGTGCGTCCTAACCAGTATTGCGAACCTAAAATGACGACAGTAGGCTCTCAAGATACTACGGGTCCAATGACGCGTGATGAACTGAAAGATCTTGCTTGTCTTGGTTTCTCTGCTGACTTAGTCATGCAGTCTTTCTGTCATACTGCGGCATATCCGAAACCAGTTGATGTACAAACTCACCATACGTTACCAGACTTTATTCGTAACCGTGCGGGTGTTTCGTTACGTCCGGGTGATGGTGTAATTCACTCATGGTTAAACCGTATGTTATTGCCAGATACTGTTGGTACTGGTGGTGATTCACATACGCGTTTCCCATTAGGTATCTCTTTCCCTGCGGGTTCTGGTCTCGTTGCATTTGCTGCAGCGACAGGTGTTATGCCACTTGATATGCCTGAATCTATCTTGGTACGTTTTAAAGGTGAACTACAACCGGGTATCACATTACGTGATTTGGTTAATGCTATCCCGTATTACGCTATTCAGAAAGGTCTACTGACGGTTGCTAAAGAAGGCAAAATCAATGCATTCTCTGGCCGTGTCCTAGAAATTGAAGGTTTACCTGAGCTGAAAGTAGAGCAAGCATTTGAATTATCAGATGCATCTGCAGAGCGTTCTGCTGCAGGTTGTTCAATCAAACTTGATGAAGCACCAATCATTGAATACCTAGAGTCTAACATCGTGATGTTAAACTGGATGATTGCTGAAGGTTATGGCGATCCGAAAACGATTGCGCGTCGTGTTGCTGAAATGAAAGCTTGGATCGCTGATCCACAGTTACTTGAAGCTGATGCTGATGCTGAATACGCTGAAATCATTGAAATTGATTTAGCTGACGTGAAAGAACCTATCCTAGCTTGTCCAAATGATCCAGATGATGTGAAACTATTATCTGATGTTGCTGGCGTGGCGATTGATGAAGTCTTTGTTGGTTCATGCATGACTAACATCGGACACTTCCGTGCAGCGGGTAAACTATTGGAGAAATTCAACGGTTCATTGCCAACACGTATGTGGGTAACTCCGCCAACGCGTATGGATGCCGCACAATTAAGTGACGAAGGTTATTATTCTATCTTCGGTAAAGCGGGCGCACGTACCGAAATGCCAGGTTGTTCACTATGTATGGGTAACCAAGCCCGTGTAGGTGATAATACTACGGTTGTTTCTACGTCAACACGTAACTTCCCGAACCGTCTTGGTACAGGTGCTAACGTTTATTTGAGTTCTGCTGAAGTTGCTGCTGTAGCGGCAATTAAAGGTCGTATCCCAACGGTTACAGAATACATGGAACTGGCGTCTGAACTTGATGCAACGGCAGCGGATACTTACCGCTACTTAAACTTCGATAA from Moritella marina ATCC 15381 encodes the following:
- the acnB gene encoding bifunctional aconitate hydratase 2/2-methylisocitrate dehydratase, whose translation is MLKAYRKHVEERAADGVVPKPLDAEQVAALVELVKAPIAGEEEVILDLLTNRVPPGVDEAAYVKAGFLTAIVKGEATSPILSAERATELLGTMQGGYNIETLVELLDVDALAPIAAKGLSHTLLMFDAFYTVEEKAKAGNKFAQQVMQSWADAEWFLTKPEVAEKITVTVFKVPGETNTDDLSPAPDAWSRPDIPLHALAMLKNEREGVSATPLQAIEELKQKGHPVAYVGDVVGTGSSRKSATNSVLWCMGDDIPFVPNKRGGGVCIGSKIAPIFFNTMEDSGALPLEFDVSSLSTGDVIDIYPYAGVVKANDTGAAITEFKIKTDVILDEVRAGGRIPLIIGRGLTTRARAALGLEDSTVFRLPQDVAASTKGYSLAQKMVGKACGVTGVRPNQYCEPKMTTVGSQDTTGPMTRDELKDLACLGFSADLVMQSFCHTAAYPKPVDVQTHHTLPDFIRNRAGVSLRPGDGVIHSWLNRMLLPDTVGTGGDSHTRFPLGISFPAGSGLVAFAAATGVMPLDMPESILVRFKGELQPGITLRDLVNAIPYYAIQKGLLTVAKEGKINAFSGRVLEIEGLPELKVEQAFELSDASAERSAAGCSIKLDEAPIIEYLESNIVMLNWMIAEGYGDPKTIARRVAEMKAWIADPQLLEADADAEYAEIIEIDLADVKEPILACPNDPDDVKLLSDVAGVAIDEVFVGSCMTNIGHFRAAGKLLEKFNGSLPTRMWVTPPTRMDAAQLSDEGYYSIFGKAGARTEMPGCSLCMGNQARVGDNTTVVSTSTRNFPNRLGTGANVYLSSAEVAAVAAIKGRIPTVTEYMELASELDATAADTYRYLNFDKIASYIEKANEVIVQEAV